GCTGTAATTAATCATATGTGTGGGAATGGTGTAGGTGCAGGAACGAGCAGTACTTGTGGAAGTTACTTCAACCCTGGATATAGAGATTTTCCAGCAGTCCCATTCTCTGGTTGGGATTTTAATGATGGTAAATGTAAAACTGGAAGTGGAGATATTGAGAACTATAATGATCCTTATcaggtaattaaagaaaaaaacccacagtgatcTAAATAAAGAGCTATCTGTGCCTTTAATTATCTACATATAGTTTATTGATCTTCATTTTAAATACTGGCCTGGATTCCTTAGGAAAATAGGATTCCAACTATGACTCTTTAAAAGTAAGAAACTTGAATTGatatgtaaaacatttttccCAATTTAATTTGTCCCAATCAAAAAGCTCATCTACTTTATTTCCTATATACTCCATttttatactttgaaaatatactttgaaaatatttcaaaggtaTGTCCCTACTAGAGTGTATCTCCAGTTCCTAATGCAAGGAAGACACTACAGAAATATctgttaatgaataaatgaatgcataatCAAATGGTTTCCCAGGTAAAGGTGATGTTTTATGTATCGCTCACAAAATGTTTACTTTAATAGGTCAGAGATTGTCGTCTGGTTGGTCTTCTTGATCTTGCACTAGAGAAAGATTATGTGCGTTCCACAATCGCTGAATATCTGAACCGCCTCATTGACATTGGTGTAGCAGGGTTCAGAATTGATGCTTCTAAGCACATGTGGCCTGGAGACATGAAGGCAATTTTGGATAAGCTGCATAATCTAAATACAAAGTGGTTCTCTGAAGGAAGTAAACCTTTCATTTACCAGGAGGTacactaatatatatatgtatccgtATTTCATGtgtatatgaaataatataatttaattcagTAGAAAATAAGtgataggagtgcctgggtggctcagtcggttaagtggctgcctttggctcagatcatgatcccaggctcctgggatcaagcccggcaggCTCACTGCTctctggagagcctgcttctccctctccctctgcctgctgctctacctacttgtgctctctgtctgacaaataaacaaaaaaatataaaataaattttaaaaaataaaataagtgatagATTTAATTAATACAATTTCAGTTGTTTATGGGCTAAATCATTTATATAGAAGAGTTTTCTTGAACCTCTTTTAGTGAGACAGTATCTAACACCTACCTCTTTATCACAACACGTTTTATGGAACTGCAGAGAATTTATTGAGGCTGCAGACATCTGTGTCTTTTACCATCTCCCCAGAGACCATTAGAAAAGACAGATAATATTACAGTGGTTTTTTTGAGCCAGTATATCTGAGTTTACAATCCTGGCTTTAGCACTATCATCTGTGTTCACTTAGGCAAATTGATTAACCTCTCTGtgcaacattttttttcacatgaaAAAAAGGGATGATAATCATTATACTTTTGTCTAAATATTAATGAGTTAACATAGTCAAGCACTTACAAATGTTGTGAACCCTATATCAAGTGCTATAGAAATGCAAGCCTTTTTATTATCGTTATGTGCAAGACTAAAATTACAACAACATTCTCGCAGGCCAACAGTTCACcttgttatattattttttaaatattgtagcATATAATTTAGcacaaaaaaagaatctttttttaggGAAATCCATTTACactttttcaaataatataaatagttTCAAGCCATTTTCTATATAATAGTACCTTGTTGGTTAAATGTCTTTAAAGTTCtgatttaaaatgatatttaaaaaaaaaaacaaaaaacaaaccagtagacctgaagaaaatatttttttaaaaaaggatgaactTGATTTTAGTGTTTCAATTTAgggcaataaatatttttaggggtaaaaaaaagttaaaaaaataaaatgatatttcccTATATTTCTACTAGGTAATTGATCTGGGTGGTGAGCCAATTAAAAGTGAGGAGTACTTTGGAAATGGCCGTGTGACAGAATTCAAGTATGGTGCAAAACTAGGCACAGTTCTGCGCAAGTGGAATGGAGAGAAGATGGCTTActtaaagtaaatgaaatataatttgtcttttaaattatttcaaagatgTATTAGTCTTATTATCCCAATCTGAGTTAGCTTTGGAACTTATTTAGAACTTTTAAGGATTCAGTTACTAGTAATGAGGGTTATAGTTCCCCACACTCCAATTTATCATCTTTATTATTAAGAATGTCAATCATGAGGGTATCTAGAAACCCAAAACATACCCTAGAGATACTATATTTGACTCATGTTTGCATATAGTATGTGAAGGCCACGTTATTGTTAAAATGATTGCATCATTTATGAAGTACTTACAAGGTgactatttttaatttacatatacttatttacatattttatataaaattatttacatatattatcaattattttcaaatattagaatatttacaTTATAACAATATAATATTGAAACCTACTTTTAATCCAGTTTTCTATTCTGTATGATATCATATGGATATTGATCATTCTGAAGTTTTATCTAAGTTATAATGTACTAAAATCtctaaaatgacttttttatAACAAAAATCTTATAACTGTAATGTGAATGTAATACAAGTAATTcatacatttatacatacatgGAATGTATAATGTATCTgtatattgtttatatatttttaaaaaactcctatagaataatcattttaattagaaaatttcaTTTGGGCCTGCTATACCAAAAGAACTACACATTTGGGTTACCCTAAAGCTATTGGGAAAGAATAcatatctttgtgtgtgttttaataggAACTGGGGAGAAGGATGGGGTTTTATGCCATCTGATAGGGCACTTGTCTTTGTTGATAACCATGACAATCAGCGAGGACATGGAGCTGGAGGAGCATCTATTCTTACATTCTGGGACTCTAGGTAGGTAATAaagcaccccccctttttttaacttACCTTTTAATgatgctaaaaatattttcttctatgatAATACCATTTTGTAACCTTCAGACTGTACAAAATGGGAGTTGGATTTATGCTTGCTCATCCATATGGATTTACACGAGTAATGTCAAGCTTCCGTTGGCCAAGGTACtttgaaaatggaaaagtaaGTTTTggtgttatccaaaatatatttttctcaaggAAGGGAATGGAATTTTGTTGTAATTGTACATAATGCtattatatttactatttatCAAATATTGACATGTAAACCTGATATAGGACACTGTTAGTAATGCAGTAgatattaaagaattaaaaatcatGGTCTTTATTGTGAGAGTATTCAAGCAATATcagaaatatgacaaaatatgAGTGAGAAATACACTCACCCCAAAGAAGCACTTAAAAGTAAGGGtatagtgaaaaaaaagaaagaaaaaaaataaggatatagTAAGGAAAATATGCACTTTTTATaagtacctacttcatagggttgATATAAGGATAAGTTAACACTTGTAAAGAACTTAAAACAGTACCTGCCcataatataaacaatatatatttttaaatactttgaaaaaaaagttgtatggaatccaaagaaattattaaattgaaTTGGGATTAAACAGGGAAAGTATcttttaagaggaaagaaaatatagaggaggatattttaaaatatattaaagaggAGAAATTTGCAAACTATTTTGGGAAAtgtaaagatgagaaaaatatttgaggtAATAGAGGATATTAaatagcaattttatttatttatttttaaagaatttatttatttatttgacaggcagagatcacatgtaggcagagaggcaggcagagagagaaagggggaagcaggctccctgcggagcagagagcccaatatgggctccatcccaggacactgagatcatgacctgaactgaaggcagaggcttaacccactgagccaccccggcaccctgaatagcaattttaaaaagggaactgagaaataaaattatgagtgtATTTGGAAAgttagtggaatttttttttttcttttttaaaccgaAGAtttcagggtgcttgggtggctcagttggttaagcgactgccttcagctcaggtcatgatcccagagtcctgggatcgagtcctgcatcaggctccctgctccactgggagtctgctactccctctgatcttctcccttctcatgttctctctcactgttcctctctcaaataaataaataacatttttaaactgaAGATTTCAGATGCATCATTGTATAGCAACTTCATACCTAAAGTAAAAAACACTTTTCACTACAAACCAGACTGATATTTACCtggtttcttccatttttttttctatgactaTCATTAAAAGTGCCAATCAGAAAAGCACAATATTAAAACTTTGGCCAATTTAATAAAGAATGTTGTGAAGTATTGATTAACACATTTATctagaagaaagaatgaaggaaatgaaTGCTTATTTAGCAATTTATCATATTCAAGGcatttttgtatgtattatttaaattttatagcaaCTAAacaatatccccattttacagaagaaaattagACACAGAGGAGATATGTATAACTAAGTTTTCTTAACTAATAGTAATAGAATCTTTGTTTCCATTCTGCTGTTTCTGACACTGGAGTCCTTGCCACTTCAATATCATTGCACTATTGACAgtgatatttattaaaaactccatggcagggacacctgggtggctcagtcagttaagccactgccttcagcttgggtcataattccagagtcctgggatcgagtcccacatcgggctccttctctctctgcctctgcctgcttgtgcacttgtgttcgctctctctctctctctctctctctctctgacaaataaataaataaaaatcgtttaaaaaaattccatggcagggacgcctgggtggctcagttggttggacgactgccttcggctcagggcgtgatcctggagtcgcgggatcgagtcccgcatcaggctcccagctccatggggagtctgcttcgctctctgaccttcttctcgctcgtgctctctctcactgtctctctctctcaaataaataaataaaatctttaaaaaaaaaaattccatggcAATTccttggaaagaaaataaaagggcaaAAAAACCTTACCTTTAAAATATGGcactagaaaatgaaaaattgggGAGACAGTAGTGAGGACTTGGTAAAAGACTGTAAAAATACCAAGGGATTTAGATTCTAAATGAAGACAATGCAGAGACACAAGACAGATTAGGTTTGGTGTTCtggagagaaaagagacaaatacATGAAATGTTAAAAGTCagggcttttaaattttttttctttttttctctttattaaggaTGTTAATGATTGGATTGGGCCACCAAATAATAATGGGATAATTAAAGAAGTTACTATTAATCCAGACACTACTTGTGGTAATGATTGGGTCTGTGAACATCGATGGCGTCAAATAAGGTGGGCATTCTTATTTAGAGATGTCTTCTAATAATAAacattcttaacattttatttcataaaactgTTAATGTATTCATCAGCATTTTATGTGGTATTATACTTTTAGGAACATGGTTATGTTCCGTAATATAGTTGATGGCCAACCTTTTACAAACTGGTGGGATAATGGTAGCAACCAAGTAGCTTttggaagaggaaacagaggatTCATTGTCTTTAACAATGATGACTGGTAAGCAGATCTCAattagaaataacattttatactAATATGTTCTTGATTTACTACTTTCTCTTCTTGCACATTTACTTTTTTCATATCTGAAAAATTCCTTAGTGGATTAAGAACCacagaaatcagaagaaaaatgatgatgGCTTTTATTCTGATCTCTTCTTTATAAGGTTCTCTGTTCTAAGTAGAGTGATTTTATGTGCATCCTTGCCTGTTACATGCAGATATATGAGGCACACACATAGGCTCACATATACACCCCACACAAAATACGCAGAATAGTTAATATAAAGGTTGTGAAATCACTAGAACTGTCTAATAAcccctcttcctttttaaataatggaaaattattgCCTCAATAATTTGAAGTGCCTTTTTTTAGTTCTCTCTTTCAAGTATTCttctatctgtttttttttcttcttttttaacttccctttctgaaaaatcatatatatttttaaagcatatgtATAAAGAACCTGTATCTTATGGTTGGTCAGTGATTCACTTCAGGAGATTTTCAATTTTTGTTCTGAGACTACTTCTTACTTTCATTGGTTATACTTACATCCTTTGCCTCTACTATATTGATTTCCTAATATATAGAACTATGACTTAGAAGATGTCTTTGCAAGAAGTTGAAATGTCTCAATTCCAAGGCCAGCTTTCACTCATGCTTAATTCATTTTAGCCTACATTATATTTTACTGACAAAAAGATAAATCAAATATATCTCTTTCTTGCCAAAAGAAGCTATGGcttcttaaattcttctttaatttctgtcttttggatgggaaaagcaaaataaatttatgaGAGAGCTTTATATTTAAAACCATATACTTCTTCATAAaatgctaaattatttttatttccagcccaaattcattttctcctcttGTGAAAGATTTTTGCAGAAATAACCAAGTTTAAATTATTGAAAGTAATTAGTATTAAGTTTAGATGaggacaaatttaaaatatttatgtttaccACAAGAAGTACTTTTATCTAAGAGTGACAATTCACTCAAATTTTCATTGATATTCCTCAGCCATAATTTTGTGATAATATTTACTGCTAACTAAGAAATTGCTAAGCTTTCTGTAAAATTACTTTTAGTCTTGGAAAACTATTCACATCTACTAGAGAGGTCTTGATATTTTCTTCTCACTGAGTCTTTGACTGCTTAGAGTTCTACAGCACACAGTTAAGCTTTTAGAGATAGTCTGAAATCTTGCTTTTAATTGTGCTAAATTCAagttaaatcttaaattttattttacaggtCATTATCTTTAACTTTGCAAACTGGTCTTCCTGCTGGCACATATTGTGATGTTATTTCTGGAGATAAAATTGATGGCAATTGTACGGGAATTAAAATCTATGTTTCTGGGGATGGAAATGCTCATTTTTCTATTAGTAACTCTGCTGAAGATCCATTTATTGCAATTCATGCTGAATCTAAAttataaaacttgaaataaataagtacacaTACTCAGAGAAATAACcaagtgtatttctttttgtgtgtgtgtgtgtgtgtgtgtgtatttttacaaTTCATTAATTTTTGGTAAAAGCTGTAAGTAATCAACTTGAAAAgctcagaaaagtataaaaatcacatataattatataattataatatagctACAATTGATACCATGttatattttagaaaactcaTGATGACTTATTTGTCAAAAGAATTTCTAAGAATTCAGGGAGTCATCTTAACAAATATGCTTGTTGCCATTAACAATATTTCCcagtatgtatttatgtatttcttccaTCAAGTGTTTCTAATAGTTAGGGATATCTGATTTAATTCTTCCCATACAAAGTTATAACATTTAAGTGACTTCAACTTTATGAAAGCCCTTTTACagttaataagttaaaaaataaacttaaattatGCAAGATATAAGTCTCAGTTATGGAACTCATAAAAATCTTCTactttctctctatttttctcttctctttgtaaTGTCTTTAACTTGCTGTAGATGTATGggttttttgttccatttcttaacCCCCATATGGATGGATGTAATTATTTAGGACTCTCATTATACCATATGTTCTGGATTTTCTTCCTGATCCTCCAGCTATTCATTTTCCTTCACCTTGACTTTTAAAGTGGAATTTGGTAAGGATCTCATCTGTGTCTTATCACTGTCAGTTGTTTTTCTTATGCTTGAGTGATAAAATAAAAGCCATAGTTTGGAAACTCCCTCTTCTTTTCACCTGTAAGTTTATCTATAATTATTcttaatattattatcattattattttgagagagagagcaaatggggaggggcagagatagagagagaatcttaagcagactccatgcccagcacagagccccaacaggggccttgatctcacagccctgagatcatgacctgagccaaaatcaagagctgggtacttaaccaactgagccacgcagacacctggtccctattattttttttttctttcctcctgtcaTAATGAAGAAAGTGTACTTTATTTTATCAAAGGCCATTCTTTTCACTTGTGTTAATACCATTCCATTTTTATCTGGTgggtaattttatttcttaaattacccTTTTTtcagagcacctgagtggctcaagttggttaagcattggaatcttgatttccactcaggtcatgatctcagggttgtgagatcaagacccatgtggggctctgcccTGGAAATGgaatctacttaagattctctctctctccttcttcttctgcccctcctacccacctccctctttctttccttttttaaagattttatttatttatttgacagacagagatcacaagtaggcagagaggcaggcagagagagagagaggaggaagcaggctccctgctgagcagaaagcccgatgcgggacttgatcccaggaccctgagatcatgacctgagctgaaggcagcggcttaacccactgagccacccaggtgcccctccctttccctttcttaaaaaaaaaaaaagattattctttctcttctaatttaataattcattttttgcTAGATTAGTACCTTGAGATTACATTTATTAGTCTTCCAACTGAAAAATCCATGACTTCCAGAATTTTTCTAAGTATAACCCacttattttcttcccttcctagCTGAGCTTCTGTTTTTACCACATAATCTCTACATTTTCAACATTAGTCATTTTCATCTCCTCATTGTCCAGTTTCTAATCATGACTTCACTGAATCTACTCTTGTCAACATCACCAAAAACACTGATGTTACTAATCCAATGTACTTCTCtatcttcattttactttatttcacaACAGTATTTGACATGTGAGCCaacctctcctcctctcttccttcagtCTCCATCTActctctggttttcctttttttctcacgGGTGCCTctttttcagattctttttctggCTTATCTTCTGTCTGACCTAAAGACTCATTTGGATCTAACTCTCTTCTTTTTATTCATCCTCTTTCTTCTAAGTATTTGCAAGCTTTTCCATGGATTTAAAACACAGACTTTTACATGAAGACCTATACCTCCAATTCAGATCTTTTCTTGGACTTTAACCTCACATTTCTAACAGATGTTTACTCCACTTCAAGACTCACAGATATCTTATATACAGTATATACAAAATGCaaccttcaaaattttttttgtaagctATGCCCCTCTTATGTCAATGTAGTTTTCTTCAAACAGGAAAAATGAGGCCACATTGATCTTAATATAATACATCTTAAATAAATTTATGCTATGTTCTTAGTGATTTCTGATACTTAAGAACTTGTTAATAGTTTCTTCCtttagatgttttattttatgtatagaaGCAATTCTGCCTGTGAATACTGAGTAATTTCTCTTCTCATGGAAGGAAAAATATGTTGAAGAATCATTGTTTATGATAAGACTTTCACTTGCAAGTCAAAACTGAACCACTAAAATCATCATGGAATATGATCACAGAGATTGATTGAAACAAGCTCAGTGCCATACCCTTCCAGACTAATCTCAACAATATGATTAATAgtaccattattattatcattaataagTACATCTAGATATTGGACCAATAAATGATCAAAGTTTCCAAAAAGACACTTATGTTCAATAAAGCAAATCTCCAAAGAGATCATTTTCATGTGGTATTAAGAGAGAAATGAGACAGTTTTTGAAAGGGATAGAAATATCTCTGAGgcggcgcctgagtggctcagggggttaaagcctctgcctttggctcaggtcatgatcctagggtcctgggatcgagccccgcattgggctctctgctcagcagggagcctgcttcctcctctctctgtctctgcctgcctctctgcctacttgtctgtcaaataaataaataaaatctttaaaaaaaaagaaatatctctgTGTATTTAAACCAGTATTTGAACATTTGCATTTTGTTCTTGTGTATTAAAAGAAgctccctgggcgcctgggtggctcagtgggttagaccgctgccttcggctcaggtcatgatctcagggtcctgggatcgagtcccgcatcgggctctctgctcagcagggagcctgcttcctcctctctctctctgcctgcctctctgcctacttgtaatctctgtcaaataaatgaataaaatcttaaaaaaaaataaaaaataaaagaagctcccatatttcttttttatatttaaattttatatttaaatattaaagtaaatTCCTTCTCCAATTTGGAATTGACTGGAATAAAGTTCAGGAGCTTAACTCAGGGCTAGTTTAAGTAAATaagagtttttcttctgctttgtttgcccttacaaatctctctctctctacacacacacacacacacacacacacacacaaacacacacacaagtagaTATAAAGCAGAAAAATCTAGATATGTCAGTAGTAGCTTATAGTTTGTTGCAGAAAATCCTAAGGTTTTAGAAGAAGTCATCTAAGAACTCCAATAaaaacaga
This Neovison vison isolate M4711 chromosome 2, ASM_NN_V1, whole genome shotgun sequence DNA region includes the following protein-coding sequences:
- the LOC122900257 gene encoding pancreatic alpha-amylase isoform X1 produces the protein MRKEEQREEDIILTQGSTLSGKKKKKIWFLLIPCLPTAFQLEGKESDTWIMELKINTCWKECWQLQSKMKVFLLLSVIGFCWAQYAPNTKPGRTTIVHLFEWRWIDIALECERYLAPRGFGGVQISPPNENVVINNPSRPWWERYQPVSYKLCTRSGNEDEFKDMVTRCNNVGVHIYVDAVINHMCGNGVGAGTSSTCGSYFNPGYRDFPAVPFSGWDFNDGKCKTGSGDIENYNDPYQVRDCRLVGLLDLALEKDYVRSTIAEYLNRLIDIGVAGFRIDASKHMWPGDMKAILDKLHNLNTKWFSEGSKPFIYQEVIDLGGEPIKSEEYFGNGRVTEFKYGAKLGTVLRKWNGEKMAYLKNWGEGWGFMPSDRALVFVDNHDNQRGHGAGGASILTFWDSRLYKMGVGFMLAHPYGFTRVMSSFRWPRYFENGKDVNDWIGPPNNNGIIKEVTINPDTTCGNDWVCEHRWRQIRNMVMFRNIVDGQPFTNWWDNGSNQVAFGRGNRGFIVFNNDDWSLSLTLQTGLPAGTYCDVISGDKIDGNCTGIKIYVSGDGNAHFSISNSAEDPFIAIHAESKL
- the LOC122900257 gene encoding pancreatic alpha-amylase isoform X2, encoding MKVFLLLSVIGFCWAQYAPNTKPGRTTIVHLFEWRWIDIALECERYLAPRGFGGVQISPPNENVVINNPSRPWWERYQPVSYKLCTRSGNEDEFKDMVTRCNNVGVHIYVDAVINHMCGNGVGAGTSSTCGSYFNPGYRDFPAVPFSGWDFNDGKCKTGSGDIENYNDPYQVRDCRLVGLLDLALEKDYVRSTIAEYLNRLIDIGVAGFRIDASKHMWPGDMKAILDKLHNLNTKWFSEGSKPFIYQEVIDLGGEPIKSEEYFGNGRVTEFKYGAKLGTVLRKWNGEKMAYLKNWGEGWGFMPSDRALVFVDNHDNQRGHGAGGASILTFWDSRLYKMGVGFMLAHPYGFTRVMSSFRWPRYFENGKDVNDWIGPPNNNGIIKEVTINPDTTCGNDWVCEHRWRQIRNMVMFRNIVDGQPFTNWWDNGSNQVAFGRGNRGFIVFNNDDWSLSLTLQTGLPAGTYCDVISGDKIDGNCTGIKIYVSGDGNAHFSISNSAEDPFIAIHAESKL